The Nocardioides panzhihuensis genome has a segment encoding these proteins:
- a CDS encoding WD40 repeat domain-containing protein, which translates to MKPVLPLSGILLAALLTGCSASEGASCSSSAMFRPAAVAPGAVFPDSLSVSPGGDAVAAGCWQGLCRWDTADGTYEVAFEGNPIALATDWSLVATGGGCGDIALVDLDSGKRVRTLTGLPYEDDVTDMSWIQDAAISPDGKLVAGTGTDDTLMVWTIDGEEVVDAKVEGAGALAFSPDGAQLAVTSDAGVEILDTDNGESTGQVTGAEGLPAWSPNGRWLAGPGTGGAPTVWSVEDLEVVETLPTTDATGFSFSGSSVGFAADNAAAVWSPKALGGDGEPRTLAGLVDSGRTVEGPVMTAFGPDGATLYAATGDTGITAWDLSGDEPGTRFTLPPTSS; encoded by the coding sequence ATGAAACCCGTACTGCCCCTATCCGGAATCCTGCTTGCCGCGCTGCTCACCGGTTGCTCCGCCAGCGAGGGCGCGTCCTGCTCGTCGTCCGCGATGTTCCGCCCGGCTGCTGTCGCTCCCGGCGCGGTGTTCCCCGACAGCTTGAGCGTGAGTCCGGGCGGCGACGCGGTCGCGGCCGGCTGCTGGCAGGGCCTGTGCCGGTGGGACACCGCTGATGGGACGTACGAGGTGGCCTTCGAAGGCAACCCGATCGCTCTGGCCACTGACTGGTCGCTGGTCGCCACCGGTGGCGGCTGCGGCGACATCGCGCTCGTCGACCTGGACAGTGGCAAGCGCGTACGCACCCTCACCGGGTTGCCCTACGAGGACGACGTCACCGACATGAGCTGGATCCAGGACGCCGCGATCAGCCCCGATGGGAAGCTCGTGGCAGGCACCGGCACCGATGACACGCTCATGGTCTGGACCATCGACGGCGAGGAGGTCGTCGACGCCAAGGTCGAGGGCGCTGGCGCCCTCGCCTTCAGCCCGGACGGTGCGCAGCTGGCCGTCACCAGCGACGCCGGCGTCGAGATCCTCGACACGGACAACGGCGAGTCGACCGGTCAGGTGACCGGCGCCGAGGGCCTACCCGCGTGGAGCCCGAACGGGCGTTGGTTGGCGGGCCCGGGCACGGGCGGCGCACCGACGGTCTGGAGCGTCGAGGATCTCGAGGTCGTCGAGACCCTGCCCACCACCGATGCGACCGGCTTCTCCTTCTCGGGCAGCTCGGTGGGCTTCGCCGCGGACAACGCCGCGGCCGTGTGGAGCCCGAAGGCCCTCGGCGGCGACGGCGAGCCACGTACGCTGGCCGGGCTCGTCGACTCCGGGCGGACCGTCGAGGGTCCGGTGATGACCGCCTTCGGCCCCGACGGCGCGACGCTCTACGCGGCGACAGGGGACACGGGAATCACCGCCTGGGACCTCTCGGGCGACGAGCCCGGCACCAGGTTCACCCTGCCTCCGACGTCGTCATGA
- a CDS encoding DUF4919 domain-containing protein — MTTYADLVTAYLDDPGAETLAPLRRAVRNSANFTVDLDLGGVDKLLAEGAYTEATTALRALMPGAIFSPSAHLRLATALERSGEERSAARERQVASAALRSIRSTGDGSEEHPWTVLRINDEYDLLRALKKVPGQQELLETDGRRIDRHTCADGTLVHFDATTLV; from the coding sequence ATGACGACGTACGCCGACCTGGTCACCGCCTACCTCGACGACCCTGGCGCCGAGACGCTGGCGCCGCTTCGCCGCGCGGTCCGCAACTCCGCCAACTTCACCGTCGATCTCGACCTGGGCGGGGTCGACAAGCTGCTCGCCGAGGGCGCCTACACCGAGGCCACGACCGCGCTGCGGGCGCTCATGCCCGGGGCGATCTTCAGCCCGTCGGCTCATCTGCGCCTGGCGACGGCCCTGGAGCGCTCCGGCGAGGAACGCTCTGCGGCCCGCGAGCGTCAGGTCGCCAGCGCCGCCCTGCGGAGCATCCGGTCGACCGGTGACGGCTCCGAGGAGCACCCGTGGACGGTGCTGCGGATCAACGACGAGTACGACCTGCTCCGTGCCCTCAAGAAGGTGCCGGGCCAGCAGGAGCTCCTCGAGACCGACGGACGGCGCATCGACCGCCACACCTGCGCCGACGGGACCCTCGTCCACTTCGACGCCACCACGCTCGTCTGA
- a CDS encoding AMP-dependent synthetase/ligase produces the protein MPTQSATDLAFLDEMPANFALHFLNRVKATPNAEAFRYPVVGSTTEAGGEEWKSLTWKEASDLASRLAAGLVSLGLELEQRVGIASTTRYEWIIADLAVMLSGGATTTVYPTTNVEDTAYILGDAECRFVFAEDDSQLAKIAEKAAELPEIVKVITFDGATDGDRVIGLDDLAALGDKYLADHPGLIEEIAAKITPDHLATLVYTSGTTGKPKGVRLLHRAWVYEGEAVRVQGDVLGPDDLQFLWLPMSHVFGKVLLSIQIACGFPTAIDGRMDKIVDNLAIVKPTFMGAAPRIFEKVHSKIVMMVENDGGVKKKLFDAAFANGIARDRLLREGKSVPTGMALKHAVLDKLVLSKVRDRFGGRVRFFISGSAPLNRDIAEWFRAAGILIMEGYGSTENAAGASVGTLKENKLGTVGKAFPGSEVKIGENDELLIRGPHIMPGYHNLPEETAKALDAEGWYHTGDKASIDEEGYITITGRIKELFKTSGGKYVAPPAIESKFAALCPYTSQFLVFGANRNFVSALIALDPESITAWGASHGLEGKSYEEIVTSPQVRELIGGYVDELNASLNRWETIKKWEILEHDLTVESGELTPSLKVKRKVVEEKEQARIDAFYAGS, from the coding sequence ATGCCGACCCAGTCCGCGACCGATCTCGCATTTCTCGACGAGATGCCGGCGAACTTCGCCCTTCACTTCCTCAACCGCGTCAAGGCCACCCCGAATGCGGAAGCCTTCCGCTATCCCGTCGTCGGCTCGACGACGGAGGCAGGTGGTGAGGAGTGGAAGTCACTGACCTGGAAGGAGGCCAGCGACCTGGCCAGCCGGCTCGCCGCGGGTCTGGTCTCGCTCGGTCTCGAGCTCGAGCAGCGGGTCGGGATCGCCTCGACCACGCGCTACGAGTGGATCATCGCCGACCTGGCGGTGATGCTCTCCGGTGGCGCCACGACGACCGTCTACCCGACGACCAACGTCGAGGACACCGCCTACATCCTCGGTGACGCCGAGTGCCGCTTCGTCTTCGCCGAGGACGACAGCCAGCTCGCCAAGATCGCCGAGAAGGCTGCAGAGCTGCCCGAGATCGTCAAGGTCATCACCTTCGACGGGGCGACCGACGGCGACCGGGTCATCGGCCTGGACGACCTCGCGGCCCTCGGCGACAAGTACCTCGCCGACCACCCGGGCCTCATCGAGGAGATCGCGGCCAAGATCACCCCGGACCACCTGGCCACGCTGGTCTACACCTCCGGCACCACCGGAAAGCCGAAGGGCGTGCGCCTGCTCCACCGCGCCTGGGTATACGAGGGCGAGGCCGTCCGGGTCCAGGGCGACGTGCTCGGTCCCGACGACCTGCAGTTCCTGTGGCTGCCGATGTCGCACGTGTTCGGCAAGGTGCTGCTCTCGATCCAGATCGCCTGCGGCTTCCCGACCGCGATCGACGGTCGGATGGACAAGATCGTCGACAACCTGGCGATCGTGAAGCCGACCTTCATGGGTGCGGCCCCGCGCATCTTCGAGAAGGTCCACTCCAAGATCGTGATGATGGTCGAGAACGACGGTGGCGTGAAGAAGAAGCTCTTCGACGCCGCCTTCGCCAACGGCATCGCGCGCGACCGGCTCCTGCGCGAGGGCAAGTCGGTGCCGACCGGGATGGCGCTCAAGCACGCTGTGCTCGACAAGCTGGTCCTCAGCAAGGTCCGTGACCGGTTCGGTGGCCGCGTACGTTTCTTCATCTCCGGCTCCGCACCGCTCAACCGCGACATCGCCGAGTGGTTCCGGGCGGCGGGCATCCTGATCATGGAGGGCTACGGCTCGACCGAGAACGCCGCCGGTGCGTCCGTCGGCACCCTGAAGGAGAACAAGCTCGGCACCGTCGGCAAGGCCTTCCCGGGCAGCGAGGTGAAGATCGGCGAGAACGACGAGCTGCTCATCCGCGGTCCGCACATCATGCCCGGCTACCACAACCTGCCCGAGGAGACCGCCAAAGCGCTCGACGCCGAGGGTTGGTACCACACCGGTGACAAGGCCTCGATCGACGAGGAGGGCTACATCACCATCACCGGCCGGATCAAGGAGCTGTTCAAGACCTCGGGCGGGAAGTACGTCGCCCCGCCGGCGATCGAGTCGAAGTTCGCCGCGCTGTGCCCCTACACCAGCCAGTTCCTCGTCTTCGGTGCCAACCGCAACTTCGTCAGCGCCCTGATCGCTCTCGACCCCGAGTCGATCACCGCCTGGGGCGCCTCCCACGGTCTGGAGGGGAAGTCCTACGAGGAGATCGTCACCTCGCCGCAGGTGCGTGAGCTGATCGGCGGCTACGTCGACGAGCTCAACGCGAGCCTCAACCGCTGGGAGACCATCAAGAAGTGGGAGATCCTGGAGCACGACCTGACCGTCGAGAGCGGTGAGCTGACCCCGTCGCTGAAGGTGAAGCGGAAGGTCGTGGAGGAGAAGGAGCAGGCGCGCATCGACGCCTTCTACGCCGGCTCCTGA
- the rpsT gene encoding 30S ribosomal protein S20, whose translation MANIKSQIKRNKQNEKAHERNKAVKSELKTVIRKFTAAAEAGDKDAAVENAKVVAKKLDKAVSKGVIHKNQAANRKSAIAKKAASL comes from the coding sequence ATGGCGAACATCAAGTCGCAGATCAAGCGCAACAAGCAGAACGAGAAGGCGCACGAGCGCAACAAGGCCGTCAAGAGCGAGCTCAAGACCGTCATCCGCAAGTTCACCGCCGCCGCAGAGGCCGGCGACAAGGACGCTGCGGTCGAGAACGCCAAGGTTGTCGCCAAGAAGCTCGACAAGGCTGTCTCCAAGGGCGTCATCCACAAGAACCAGGCCGCCAACCGCAAGTCGGCGATCGCCAAGAAGGCCGCCTCTCTCTGA
- the holA gene encoding DNA polymerase III subunit delta, with the protein MARTASASTPTDSLTASDVLGRVTLVTGKEEFLGERMVAAAKAAVKAFDPEAEVSDATAADLTLATLGEMSAPSLFSRIRCVVVRNLENLPDESVAGLMEYAGMPSDEVALVLVHGGGQKGSGTLAKLRKLPKVTEHKSVELKAREFGSFVKSEMRLHGATIDEEGADFLIQAVGQDLRALSAATSQLANDNDAKRLGLEHVKQYFGGRAEVKNYVIADAIIAGDRVKALEEIRWALDTGSSPVYVLSAVAGQLRTVASHVAGIRDSGTPPWKQKTVAGLARGWSREGIGEALRSVARADADLKGAASDPAYTLERLVLTIAALRQR; encoded by the coding sequence ATGGCACGCACCGCCTCCGCATCGACCCCCACCGACAGCCTGACCGCCTCCGACGTCTTGGGCCGGGTGACCCTGGTGACAGGCAAGGAGGAGTTCCTGGGGGAGCGTATGGTCGCGGCCGCGAAGGCCGCCGTGAAGGCCTTCGATCCCGAGGCAGAGGTCTCGGATGCGACCGCCGCCGACCTGACCCTGGCCACGCTCGGCGAGATGAGCGCGCCCTCGCTCTTCTCGAGGATCCGCTGCGTGGTCGTGCGAAATCTGGAGAACCTGCCGGACGAGTCGGTGGCGGGCCTGATGGAGTATGCCGGCATGCCCTCGGACGAGGTCGCGCTCGTCCTCGTCCACGGCGGAGGGCAGAAGGGCAGCGGGACGCTCGCCAAGCTCCGCAAGCTCCCGAAGGTGACCGAGCACAAGTCGGTCGAGCTGAAGGCGCGCGAGTTCGGCAGCTTCGTGAAGTCCGAGATGCGCCTGCACGGCGCGACCATCGACGAGGAGGGCGCCGACTTCCTGATCCAGGCGGTCGGTCAGGACCTCCGCGCGCTGTCGGCCGCGACCAGCCAGCTCGCCAACGACAACGACGCGAAGCGCCTCGGCCTTGAGCACGTGAAGCAGTACTTCGGCGGTCGGGCCGAGGTGAAGAACTATGTGATCGCCGATGCGATCATCGCCGGTGACCGGGTCAAGGCCCTCGAGGAGATCCGCTGGGCCCTCGACACCGGCTCCTCCCCGGTCTACGTCCTCTCCGCGGTCGCCGGCCAGCTGCGCACCGTCGCCAGCCACGTCGCCGGCATCCGCGACAGCGGCACCCCGCCCTGGAAGCAGAAGACCGTGGCCGGCCTCGCCCGCGGCTGGTCCAGGGAAGGCATCGGCGAGGCCCTCCGCTCGGTCGCCCGAGCCGACGCCGACCTCAAGGGCGCCGCCAGCGACCCGGCGTACACGCTCGAGCGCCTCGTCCTCACCATCGCCGCCCTGCGCCAGCGCTGA
- a CDS encoding ComEC/Rec2 family competence protein codes for MNDLRLPLLGAGAWAGALVGPVVVEGGRVGAALLMLLAVVVGVGGGWAIRRRAATALALALMIAGSAVVAGLHAARVSDNPVADLAARKAQVRVVATVTTDPKEVTGEHATYQLRRASVREVSGRGVVYRLRTPVVVLGDDAWAEIPLGTTVSTTGRLRASDSHEESALLIAAEPRVVAGPGVWWRASEKLRGSIRDAVAHRPPDQAALVPALVDGDDTGLSDDLEDDFHTTGLTHLLAVSGTNLTLVVGFLLIVARWAGVRGRGLYAVGVLGILGFIVLARTEPSVVRAAAMGAVGLLAMTHNGRQRALRGLGAAVIGLLLIDPGLAISIGFTLSVLATAGILLFGPPWRDALRRWMPQWCAEAIAVPAAAQLACTPVVAAISGQVSLVAVLANLLVEPAVAPATVLGLLGGLFGLVWDPLGMVAGTIATWCVAWIIAVARFGADQPTAAVGWATGPLALAVLVAVCAAIAFLAPRVLRHPVTGAAGCLVLLAVALVRLPSPGWPPSGWVLVMCDVGQGDALVVRTGQGSAVVVDAGPDPDLVDDCLDRLEIEDVPLAVITHFHADHVDGVEGAFAGRRVGELWTSRLQDPPEGVRVLGETAAAAGVVPVPAPYGVTTSIGEARIQVLWPTGETDTRGPGDGSTANDASVVLLVESRGLRLLLTGDIEPEGQDQLADDLAGLDIDVLKVPHHGSRYQDLAWLRTLRAQVALTSVGAANDYGHPATATVQGLEESGTKVYRTDRDGSVAVVESGGEAAVVTQ; via the coding sequence GTGAACGACCTACGCCTCCCGCTTCTCGGGGCCGGAGCCTGGGCAGGGGCGTTGGTCGGGCCCGTCGTCGTCGAGGGCGGACGGGTGGGAGCGGCTCTGCTGATGCTGCTCGCGGTGGTCGTCGGTGTCGGCGGCGGCTGGGCGATCCGGAGACGAGCCGCGACGGCGCTGGCGTTGGCGCTGATGATCGCCGGGTCCGCGGTCGTCGCGGGTCTGCACGCCGCCCGGGTCAGCGACAACCCGGTGGCGGACCTGGCCGCTCGGAAGGCGCAGGTTCGGGTGGTCGCCACGGTCACGACCGACCCGAAGGAGGTGACCGGTGAGCACGCGACCTACCAGCTCCGGCGCGCCAGCGTGCGGGAGGTCAGCGGCCGCGGCGTGGTCTACCGGCTGCGTACGCCGGTGGTCGTGCTCGGTGACGACGCGTGGGCCGAGATCCCGCTGGGGACGACGGTGTCGACGACCGGGCGGCTGAGGGCGAGCGACTCGCACGAGGAGTCCGCGTTGCTGATCGCCGCAGAGCCGCGGGTGGTCGCCGGCCCGGGGGTCTGGTGGCGAGCCTCGGAGAAGCTGCGCGGCTCGATCCGGGACGCCGTGGCACACCGTCCGCCCGACCAGGCCGCCTTGGTGCCGGCGCTGGTCGATGGTGACGACACCGGCCTCTCCGACGACCTCGAGGACGACTTCCACACCACCGGCCTCACGCACCTGCTCGCGGTCTCGGGCACCAACCTGACCCTCGTGGTGGGCTTCCTGCTCATCGTCGCCCGGTGGGCCGGGGTGCGGGGGAGAGGGCTGTACGCGGTCGGGGTCCTCGGCATCCTCGGGTTCATCGTGCTCGCCCGCACAGAGCCCAGCGTCGTACGGGCCGCCGCGATGGGTGCGGTCGGACTGCTGGCGATGACGCACAACGGGCGACAACGTGCTCTGCGTGGGCTCGGGGCGGCGGTGATCGGGCTGCTGCTGATCGATCCGGGGCTGGCGATCTCGATCGGGTTCACCCTCTCGGTGCTGGCCACTGCCGGCATCCTGCTCTTCGGGCCACCGTGGCGAGATGCGCTGCGTCGTTGGATGCCCCAGTGGTGCGCGGAGGCGATCGCGGTCCCGGCCGCGGCGCAGCTGGCGTGCACGCCGGTCGTGGCCGCCATCTCCGGGCAGGTCAGCCTGGTCGCGGTGCTGGCCAACCTGCTCGTCGAGCCCGCAGTTGCCCCGGCGACCGTGCTCGGTCTCCTAGGAGGCCTGTTCGGACTGGTTTGGGATCCGCTCGGGATGGTGGCGGGCACGATCGCGACATGGTGCGTCGCCTGGATCATCGCGGTGGCTCGCTTCGGTGCAGACCAGCCGACCGCGGCGGTCGGCTGGGCGACCGGACCGCTCGCGCTCGCGGTCCTGGTCGCCGTCTGTGCCGCCATCGCCTTCCTGGCGCCACGGGTCCTGCGGCATCCGGTCACCGGAGCGGCCGGATGTCTCGTGCTGCTCGCGGTGGCGCTGGTGCGGCTGCCGAGCCCGGGCTGGCCTCCGTCGGGATGGGTGCTCGTGATGTGCGACGTCGGGCAAGGAGACGCGCTGGTGGTGCGTACGGGGCAGGGGAGCGCGGTGGTCGTGGACGCCGGCCCCGACCCGGACCTCGTCGACGACTGTCTGGACCGACTCGAGATCGAGGACGTTCCGCTCGCGGTGATCACTCACTTCCACGCCGATCACGTCGACGGCGTCGAAGGGGCCTTCGCCGGGCGTCGGGTCGGGGAGCTGTGGACCTCACGTCTCCAGGACCCGCCCGAGGGCGTGCGGGTGCTCGGGGAGACCGCGGCTGCGGCCGGCGTGGTGCCGGTTCCCGCTCCGTACGGAGTCACGACCAGCATCGGCGAGGCCCGGATCCAGGTGCTCTGGCCTACGGGCGAGACCGACACCCGCGGCCCCGGTGACGGCTCCACGGCCAACGACGCGAGCGTGGTCCTCCTCGTCGAGTCCCGCGGCCTGCGCCTGCTGCTGACCGGCGACATCGAACCGGAGGGCCAGGACCAGCTCGCCGACGACCTGGCCGGGCTCGACATCGACGTTCTCAAGGTGCCCCATCACGGCTCGCGCTACCAGGACCTGGCGTGGCTGCGTACGCTGCGGGCGCAGGTCGCGCTCACCTCGGTCGGTGCCGCCAACGACTACGGTCACCCGGCCACGGCCACGGTCCAGGGGCTGGAAGAGAGCGGCACCAAGGTCTACCGCACCGACCGCGACGGCTCGGTCGCGGTCGTCGAGTCAGGAGGTGAGGCCGCGGTGGTGACGCAGTAG
- a CDS encoding DUF4919 domain-containing protein: MTTYADLVSAYLDDPGPDALGPLRRAVRGSAGFTPDLDLDEADRLLAEGSYAAATAELQRAMPGAIFSPSAHLRMAAALERSGDERSAARERQVARAALRSIRSTGDGSEQRPWSVLRINDEYDMLRAMGKTPVRQSLLRRGARDVDRHETTDGGVYHFDATQLVAH, encoded by the coding sequence GTGACGACGTACGCCGACCTGGTCAGCGCGTACCTCGACGACCCCGGCCCCGACGCCCTCGGTCCGCTCCGCCGGGCGGTCCGCGGCTCGGCCGGCTTCACCCCCGACCTCGACCTCGACGAGGCCGACAGGCTGCTCGCCGAGGGTTCGTACGCGGCGGCCACGGCCGAGCTGCAGCGGGCCATGCCAGGGGCGATCTTCAGCCCCTCAGCGCACCTGCGGATGGCCGCCGCGCTGGAGCGGTCCGGCGATGAGCGGAGCGCGGCGCGCGAGCGACAGGTCGCCCGGGCCGCGCTGCGCAGCATCCGCTCGACCGGTGACGGGAGCGAGCAGCGCCCGTGGTCGGTGCTGCGTATCAACGACGAGTACGACATGCTCCGCGCAATGGGCAAGACGCCGGTCCGCCAGTCACTGCTGCGAAGAGGCGCTCGTGACGTCGACCGCCACGAAACGACCGACGGCGGCGTCTACCATTTCGACGCCACCCAGCTCGTCGCCCACTGA
- a CDS encoding alkaline phosphatase D family protein, with product MTPLNRRSVLGLGAAAGAGLVVPATVVPATAASAPAFGPANFVRSDRPNLTHGVQSGDIGTRGGVLWSRADKTSRLVAEISADESFRRARPVNGPVVTARSDFTGELRVHGLEPGRDYFYRIRAVDADDPRRGSDWELGRLRTAPSTRQDIRFLWSGDIAGQGWGANPDFGGFRIAPAMAAREADFFLSSGDNVYADGPLTPTVTLPDGRVWNNIVTEEKHKVAETLAEFRGQYAYNMLADNWRAFLAQTPIVAQWDDHEVTNNWYPGEILPNDGRYTERRVDVLAARAKQAFHEYIPVGDASPDPDGRIYRKLSYGPLMDLFVLDMRTHKNTNTTNAETSADGGVLGERQTRWLLRELAASRATWKVIAADLPIGLVVPDGTLQEGISQGDGGAPLGREIDIAKVLTGLKRLGIRNHVWLTADVHYTAAHSYDPARASYQDFDPFWEFVSGPLNAGAFGPNTLDATFGPAAEFVAAPPAANASPADGFQFFGEVEIDGRTQQLTVTLRDIDGGALFTKTLDPSFR from the coding sequence ATGACCCCACTCAACCGCCGCTCCGTCCTCGGCCTCGGTGCCGCTGCTGGTGCCGGACTCGTCGTCCCCGCCACCGTCGTCCCCGCCACCGCTGCCTCCGCCCCCGCATTCGGCCCTGCCAACTTCGTACGGAGCGACCGCCCGAACCTCACCCACGGCGTCCAGTCCGGCGATATCGGCACCCGGGGCGGCGTCCTGTGGAGCCGCGCCGACAAGACCTCCCGACTGGTCGCGGAGATCTCGGCCGACGAGTCGTTCCGCCGGGCCCGCCCGGTCAACGGACCGGTGGTGACCGCGCGGAGCGACTTCACCGGCGAGCTGCGGGTCCACGGCCTCGAGCCCGGCCGCGACTACTTCTACCGGATCCGCGCCGTCGACGCCGACGACCCGCGACGTGGCAGCGACTGGGAGCTGGGGCGGCTGCGTACGGCACCGAGCACCCGCCAGGACATCCGCTTCCTGTGGTCCGGCGACATCGCCGGCCAGGGCTGGGGCGCCAACCCGGACTTCGGTGGCTTCCGGATCGCGCCCGCGATGGCGGCACGCGAGGCCGACTTCTTCCTGAGCTCCGGCGACAACGTCTACGCCGACGGCCCGCTCACCCCGACCGTGACCCTCCCCGACGGGCGGGTCTGGAACAACATCGTCACCGAGGAGAAGCACAAGGTCGCCGAGACGCTGGCCGAGTTCCGTGGGCAGTACGCCTACAACATGCTCGCCGACAACTGGCGCGCCTTCCTCGCCCAGACGCCGATCGTGGCGCAGTGGGACGACCACGAGGTCACCAACAACTGGTACCCAGGAGAGATCCTGCCCAACGACGGTCGCTACACCGAGCGCCGCGTCGATGTCCTCGCGGCCCGCGCCAAGCAGGCCTTCCACGAGTACATCCCGGTCGGCGACGCCTCCCCCGACCCCGACGGCAGGATCTACCGCAAGCTCTCCTACGGCCCGCTGATGGACCTGTTCGTCCTCGACATGCGCACCCACAAGAACACCAACACGACCAACGCGGAGACCAGCGCCGACGGTGGCGTGCTCGGCGAGCGTCAGACGAGGTGGCTGCTGCGCGAGCTGGCCGCCTCTCGCGCCACCTGGAAGGTGATCGCTGCGGACCTGCCGATCGGCCTGGTCGTCCCCGACGGCACCCTGCAGGAGGGCATCTCCCAGGGCGACGGCGGCGCGCCGCTCGGCCGCGAGATCGACATCGCGAAGGTCCTCACCGGGCTCAAGCGGCTCGGGATCCGCAACCACGTCTGGCTGACCGCCGACGTCCACTACACAGCGGCGCACTCCTACGACCCCGCCCGCGCCAGCTACCAGGACTTCGACCCGTTCTGGGAGTTCGTCTCCGGTCCGCTCAACGCCGGCGCCTTCGGCCCGAACACGCTGGACGCGACCTTCGGTCCGGCCGCCGAGTTCGTGGCCGCTCCCCCGGCCGCGAACGCCTCACCGGCCGACGGATTCCAGTTCTTCGGCGAGGTCGAGATCGACGGGCGTACGCAGCAGCTCACCGTCACGCTGCGCGACATCGACGGCGGCGCTCTTTTTACCAAGACGCTGGACCCGAGTTTCCGTTAG